Genomic window (Ureibacillus composti):
GATCCATTAAATCAATTAATAATTGTCGGTCTTGTTCACTTAATTCAATTTGTAACTTCGAGAGTTGGTCTTCAACTATTTGTGCTACTTCTTCTCTTGTTGCTGGATTTAATTCAGCAATGTCTTGCTTAATTCCTGTTAATAATGCTGCAATTTGCTCATCGCTAATATTCGCATTTTCTGCAATTTGTGTTGCTACAGATAACTCATCATTCGCAACATCTGTACGTTCTGTATCTAGTGTTTCCCCAGTTTTCACTTCATATGCTTTATAAATACCAACTAATGCTGAATGCCCAGTTACCGGTTTTGGGGCTGCAACTTCGACGCTTGCATCTTCAATACCTGCAGTCAGCATTGCATTCGCATACATTTCAGACGTTACTTCTGTAATATTTTCAGGAGTTACAATACTAATAACAAGACCTTTCCCTTCCTCTTGACGTGTAATCTTTGCAGATGAGTACATTCTGGCACTTGAATTACTATTAGAAATATATTTGACTAAATCTTCACCGGAAACAGTAATTTCATCAACTTCCGGTTCTTCATTAACTCGCAATGCTTCTTTTACTGTTGTTCTTTCTGAATCTGATAAATTTGCACCATATACTACGATTGGTACTCCTAGCTTTTCATTTATTGCTTTTGGTTGACTATTAGTAGCAAAAGCACTTGTTGGTATTATTACAGATAAAGTTAAAACAATTGCAGACATCATAACACTAAATTTTGGTTTCATGGAGAATCCCCTTTCTTAAGCGCCATCTTTTTACTTGATGCTTCATGGCGTTCTTCAACAATTAGTACGAATCAAAAGGCAAAAGGTTCCAACTAGTAAGTTCACTGTACTTTTCTGCGCAGATCGTGCAACGACAGGCGCAAAATTCAGAAATGACCATCATCATATTAAAATAGGCTGTGACATTAAATTAATATGTCGCAGCCCAATTGTTTATATTAGTTCAGTCCATCCATCTTGTTGTTTTATTCTACCAGTTTTCATTAAAGTTCCTAACGCACGTTTGAATGCACCTTTACTCATATCAAACATCTCTAAAATCTCTTCTGGTGTAGATTTATCTCCAAATGGCATTTTTCCATCGACACTTTTTAAGTACTGTAATATTTTTTCCGCATCCTGTCCTAGACGCTCATAATTTCTAGGCATCATTGATCCGTTCAATGTACCATCTTCTTTTACAGCAATTATTCGTACCTCGACTTCTTGCCCAAGTCTTGGCTCTGACTCCATTTCCGAATTGTGCACAAATATTCGGTATGGTCTTTCTACTCCAAGTAAAAATGAACCTACTGGTAAGAGTCGATATGGTCGAGCTTTTATGTTTTTATTGTACAATTCTTCAGATGCACCCTCATAAAGCTCATTCACTTTCTCCTCTGTAGCTAATCGACCATATAAATCTCCATTTCGATCTGTACGGAGTGTCATAAATAAATGGTCGCCTACCTCTGGCCAAACATCTATGATAGGAAGGTCTTCATCCTTAACAAGAACTTCACGTGTAGTACCAATATCGACATAAGCTCCTTCTTTTTTCGAAACTTTGATTACTCGTGCCCATCCGTACTCACCTTGTAATATGTGAGGAATTACTGTAGTAGCTTGTATGTCACCTCGTCGGTCAGCATAAAGAAATACCTTAATTCGATCTCCAACAGTAAGTGGTTCATTTATTTCTGAACTGTTTACGGGGATTTCATCGACACCATTTGTCAATATCCAACGTGACCCTTGTTCTTCAAGTACAGTAAGTTCTACAACTTCACCAGATTTCAATTCGTTCATTTATTATATCCTCTCACTTCTAACATACAGTATTATTGTGCTGCTTTCATAGCTTCAAGTTTTTTCACAAACTCAGCATCTTCTTCTAGTAATTGGACTAAATCAGCAATACGATCAATTGAGTCCCAACTTAAATGATGTTCAATTCCTTCAACATCCTCATAAATACGTCCCTCATCTACTCCAATAAGTCGTAAAAACTGCTCCAGTAGCTCATGTCTTTTCACAAGACGCTTGCCAAGTTTCTCACCCTTTGAAGTTAGTGTTAGCCCTCTATATTTTTCGTATACTAAGTATCCGTCTTTATCTAATTTTTGGACCATTTTTGTTACGGAGGAAGGTAGAACCGATAATGCTTCAGCTATGTCAGACACCCGCGCATATCCTTTATTTTCAATTAATAAATATAT
Coding sequences:
- a CDS encoding DUF1002 domain-containing protein, which produces MKPKFSVMMSAIVLTLSVIIPTSAFATNSQPKAINEKLGVPIVVYGANLSDSERTTVKEALRVNEEPEVDEITVSGEDLVKYISNSNSSARMYSSAKITRQEEGKGLVISIVTPENITEVTSEMYANAMLTAGIEDASVEVAAPKPVTGHSALVGIYKAYEVKTGETLDTERTDVANDELSVATQIAENANISDEQIAALLTGIKQDIAELNPATREEVAQIVEDQLSKLQIELSEQDRQLLIDLMDRISKLDIDFTKLSDQLSDLTTTIEEKFNNVIHDEGFWNGVKNFFNNLINTISTWFK
- a CDS encoding S1-like domain-containing RNA-binding protein codes for the protein MNELKSGEVVELTVLEEQGSRWILTNGVDEIPVNSSEINEPLTVGDRIKVFLYADRRGDIQATTVIPHILQGEYGWARVIKVSKKEGAYVDIGTTREVLVKDEDLPIIDVWPEVGDHLFMTLRTDRNGDLYGRLATEEKVNELYEGASEELYNKNIKARPYRLLPVGSFLLGVERPYRIFVHNSEMESEPRLGQEVEVRIIAVKEDGTLNGSMMPRNYERLGQDAEKILQYLKSVDGKMPFGDKSTPEEILEMFDMSKGAFKRALGTLMKTGRIKQQDGWTELI
- the mntR gene encoding transcriptional regulator MntR, which gives rise to MPTPSMEDHIEQIYLLIENKGYARVSDIAEALSVLPSSVTKMVQKLDKDGYLVYEKYRGLTLTSKGEKLGKRLVKRHELLEQFLRLIGVDEGRIYEDVEGIEHHLSWDSIDRIADLVQLLEEDAEFVKKLEAMKAAQ